The sequence TGATGTTATATTCAAATGCATCTTATTCTTGCAGCAGTGGGCGCCGCTGGGAAGGCAACAGGACTCTGATCTACACCGACAAGCTATCGCTCGACTTCGCTTCGTCTACTCCGCGTCTCGAGCTCCGTCTCCTCCGTCTGCTGCCTCATAGGGATGGGCAGTCCTTTTGGTGTTGTTTCCCCCCGAGCCTGCGCGCTCGTAAGTTTGGCTGGTTAAGCCATGTACTGCTCTTTATATCGCCGTCGTGACCTTTGTGGCATGCCTTAGAACTTGGTGACCTCCGTCTGTTTGGATGTTTCGTTTATGTACGCTGCCTATGTtgagggctttattaatttaaagccggacgtccCTGACGTCTATGTTCTAAAAAAATGACCGGCAGGGTTTTGTTTAAACATTGTGGTCGAGAAACTAGTTGTGCAGCTCATGAGCTAGCTAAATTTTGCTTTACTAATAATAATTCTTGTAACTGGGTTGATGATCCTTCTGTTTTTCTAGTTGACAAGCTGGTAACAATGTAAGATTGTAAGTGTAGTTTAAATTTTATGGGTTAATAATTCTTGTAACTGGGTTGATGATCCCTCGCCGCCGGCGCGTAGAGGGGCCGACGAGGGATGATGGACTTCCCTGCCGGCGTTTCGGCGGCTACGTGCGCCTCCACGGTGCAGCTCCGTACAGATCCAGCCAACTGTTGGTTCGAAGTGGTGTGACTGCTGACGAAAATGTTGATTTCGGTTAGGGTGATGGCGGTGTCGCAGGCGTCGTTTCCTTGTCGAAGGCATCGTCGTCACCTAGCTCCGGCTGCTcctggggaaaccctagatctgggactCCTAGATCAGATGGTGGCAGTGCCTTCAGTGTCGTCCTCCCTCATGGTGCATCATTGCTGGCTGGAGGGAAGAGGTGGAGCAGTGTTGCATCTACCGTATCGACGCAGCGGGTCTCGGCGGAATGGCGTGGTGGAGTCTCAGCGATGGATGCATGTTGATGGGCGCACGCAAGATGGTGGTGCTGtttgacatcatgctgacgtcgaCGACAATTGGGCCTACAAGGTCAATGTGTTGGTCCCTCCCGAGGATAGGACGACGGAAGATGTCGGCAGTGGACTCCAGAGTGTGGGCATGTGGTGTACCCTAATGGTCTGCTAGACCAGTTAGTGCTCTCGGCTTACCATGAAACGGCTTGGTGAGGCCATCAGATTAGATGGTGTGTGTTGGTGTGAGGTTAGGTCACACTATCAAACTTGTAGGTGTAGTGACAGACATCTCCGTGAAGATGGCTTTAGGTTGATCTACGTATTTGTTTTGTCAGATTTTATTGATAAAGATGGTTGTGTGCATTCTTGGACGCGGGTTTCGACCTTTTTTCTTTCTTGAAAAGGTCGCTCTTTGAGGGCAGTGCCCACCGGCGCATCTCGTTTCAAGGCGGGGGTTCCGGCAAGTTGCCCTCGTTTCCTCTCATGCCCGGGCTCGGTGGACCGGCGTCATCTCGAATGCAGAGTGCAGAACAACCAACACGACCGGCGCCCCACTCTCTTAGGATTACACGATTTACTACGTGTATTGTAGTGCTACAACAACTGCGTCGGCGTGCCTCCAACGTGCAACAAACTGTGTTTGAACCCACGATACAACCGCGTGCGCCGCCAGAGAAGAGGCGGACGCATGCGACATACTACAACAACCCAGATCTCGATCGAGTTCTTACACCGGCGTCGCCGGAAGCGGCAAACCTGCTACATGTAACCGCCCGGCTCCGGCCTGGCTGATCGAGCAATGGCTTCAACGGCGAGGCAGAATCCTGCAACTAGGGGCACTTGGGGTGTCCCTCCTTGGTCTTCCAGTCGTTGTAGCAGGCGCACTCGTCCTTGTGGCCGTAGAAGCCCGACGGCACGCACAGGCAGGTGTTGCAGCACTTGTTGCAGAAGAAGAGGCACGGCTTCCTGTACTTGGTGTCGCTGCACCGGTACTCGCACGCCGGCTTGCACTCTGCAGTTCATGCGCCGCAACATCAACAACTAGTCCAACTCACATTACATTTCGTTTCATCTCAGGCGAAAACAGCAGATTCAGATTCACATATGAGCAGGAAGAGCAACTCACGGTATATCTTGAGAGTGCCCTGTCCTCCCTGAAGAAAGAATTCGGAAAGGAGAAGAAAAACACACGATCAGCAACAGATCTATCCCCAAAATCTCTTTTAAAACGTGCAACAGAAAGCCGTGGAAGCATATACCTTGCTCACTCGGTACACATTATCCTCATGCTCTTCAGTCCCTGACGCAAACACCTGATCACAAAATATGCCATGTAAGCATCCCAAGCAAGACGAACAGTTTGGCTTCTCGTCGTGCATACCGCCCGGCGGGTGGATCACCAGAGATCTCACCTTGTGTTCGGCGATGATGGAGACGGCAAGAAGCGCGAcggcgaggaggacgagcagcctACCAGCCAGGGCCATTTTGCTGAAGCGTGCTGGGCTGCCAAAAGAGAAGACGCTGGCCAGTGAAGTGTAGTGAAGCAGCGGCTTCTGGGCTGGGCAGAGTGAAATGGATCTGAGGACGTATTTATAGGCAATAGGTGTTGATTcaagaagttttgaacattttatacCGTGAAAACGAGCTAAAGCTGGACGGAAAAGCCAAGTATTGCAGAGCCCAACATGCGTCAAAAGCAATGCATCGACATATGCTagatactcatgccatgttcatcccATCTACAGTATTAAACCTTTTTTGCTGCATATGAGGCCGGACAGATTCGATCTTGCttaatcttctctctctctctctctctctcccacttgCATGGTGGATTACTAATCTGATCAGAGTATAAGGCTAGACTAGGAATAGTGCTAGCTGCGCAACACACGCAATGCGATGCATGCCGACGGCTCTGGCATTGACGGAATTTGCCGTCCAGTCCCGGGCACAGATCCGGGCGTTCTCTGACCCcagaattttctatgattttcGCGCCTCAGATCGGCGCAGAATCATATTCTAGCTAATTAGGCCTAGAGCCCCATACGGATTACGGAGGGCGGCGCTGAAATGCCGGTGCTTTGGGGCGTCGCCTAGCTGCGTGCATGAGTGCGTGCACGTTACACTACACAGCTTGGCGCGCCCGCATGTGCCCCTTCACGTGGGGAGCCTGCCCGGAAACGCTAGCAAAAGTCGCGAGTGAGACGAGCTCTCGTGGTAGAatttgtaagagcatctccagccgtttcaGGAGGGCTAAAAATCGTGACCCACCGGTGCTAACCCGCacgctgggggcgtgatgccccccagtcgtgGCGTCCATTTTTTTGAAAAAGTTGAATGCCGCGCAAATACGACTTAAATTTAACGCAAACATTGATGAGTTCGtttaaatttaaacatattttacaaacaAAAAAACTAATAGGGGCTGCCCCTCGCCGTCtccatcgccgctcctcgccgtctgcctcgccgctccccgccgcccgccgcccgaccttgcagttctacatgccgaggaggctgtagaaccgcgtgtagtcgcctccgccgccgtccctgctgcatccctccccccgttggcgcggcgggttggacggctCGGGGGcgtcctcctcatcgtcgctgtcgaggatcacgacgccgtgctcgtcctcgcgcccacgcttgcgggcttcgatctcctccagggcccgacgctgccggaccatctcgtcgcggaggtagtcgtcccgcgctcactgcagggcgtcctcgtcggagaagctgCGACGGGCTATCTCCTCATACTCCGCGGGGAggtcgggctccggcttgggctcgacgaggacgaaacGGTCGGATGGGGGGTGGAGTCGctgatgcggacgccggagctgcgggtgcgcgcgctgacaggcgtgtcctggggctccggcttgacggggcggaggcagggagagcccgacgagcggccggacgaggaggaggacgcgccgggccgctccatgcgcctcggcgtccaggagctcccacggcggcgtgagaaggacgggggagctgggtactcgaggcgcggtgtgttgctgccctcgatgtactcgaggacggcctccaacgttcGGCCGGACAcgccccaccaccggcgccggccctcggagttgagcctgccggaggcacgacgccgttcgtcgcctcgagctgctcggcgtggcggcggcggaagtagggctcccagagcgggctgtcaggggtgtaccgcgggccttccctcgccgcccgcggcagggaTGCGCGGATACGTGCGATCTCCGCATGCCGCCCCGCCCCGGTGAgtggtggtggcaccggcacgccgccggcgctgatccttcACGCCCCGGGCATCCGcatgtccggcggggccgggtactcggcctcgaaaaggaggcgaaCCTCCTCCTCGTGGAGATGGCGGCGCCCGAAGCCATTCTCCGCCGCGCCGTcacctgggaagcgctcggccatccttctgaactggagacggcgagaggaggaagggggagaaATGGGCGCGTCGGCGATGGAGTGTCTGTACGTGTCTCCGGCGCGCTGGtggtcggcttatataggcggaggcgcgGCGTGGTAGGCTTGGCCGGTGCGTTACGCGTGGTGGGAGgcgtggcgggcgaggggacgCCCGTCGCccggccttcactgcgccgcccgtgaggcatcaatggaggctgaccggcgcggcagcgcgcgcagctttggcattgattcgccgcgggaaacaaggcgatgaggacgacgaagcggcgagaagagagtcgagtcgctgacgcggctggcacACGGCGCTTTCGCGCCAAAAAATATTTGCCCGGCGCTCCCGagtgccccccagcgcgccgggttcgggttgggtccgccggcgccaatttcggcctgagccggcgaaaaatggacccctgggggcgcgactgggccgattttttggcgccgCGGCCGGAAAAACGCCTGGGGGGCCTTGtttggggcgcggctggagatgctctaacgataTCTCCTAGGCACACCCTCAAACAGCCAGCTCCCGGCCATCATAC comes from Triticum aestivum cultivar Chinese Spring chromosome 5B, IWGSC CS RefSeq v2.1, whole genome shotgun sequence and encodes:
- the LOC123116233 gene encoding gibberellin-regulated protein 12, which encodes MALAGRLLVLLAVALLAVSIIAEHKVFASGTEEHEDNVYRVSKGGQGTLKIYQCKPACEYRCSDTKYRKPCLFFCNKCCNTCLCVPSGFYGHKDECACYNDWKTKEGHPKCP